The window CACGCGCGAGGCCGGGTCGACAGCCCAGTCACAGGCCCTGCGTGAGCCGTCGAGCACGGCCAGACCCGCCGCCGCGAACAGGGGCACAAAGAGAGCAGGGGTGCAGGCACTCTGCTGCGCCGCCGAAACGTTCGGGGAGGTCGAGATGTCGGCGTACAGGGCCTTTCCGGCGCGGTCGGCGGCAATGGTGTTGACCCAGGGAATGCCCTGGAGATTCAGGGCCTCGCGGATATCTTCGGCCGTGTGGGCCTCTCCGAACCCCAGCCAGGTGTCCAACATCCGGGTGTTGAGGCGGTTGGCGTCCCGCAGCACGAACGCGTTCTGGGCCGTCCAGTTCAGGCCCGCCTGCGGCAGGTTGACCAGGGGACCGTCGGGCGTGAAATACAGGGTCCGGCTCTCAACTCTCAGGGGCTTGCCGGCGCCCTGAAAGACTCGGACCGAGATGGTCCGGGGCGTCATGGTCTGGGGCTGAGCGTCCTTGACATACTGCGTCGGCTGACCGGGGACCAGCGACAGGGCGCTCAGGGTAAAGCGCTTGTCCGTGGAGACGGTGTGGGTCCAGGCGACATCCTTGTTGAACCCGATATTGATCAGGGGCATGCCGCCCAGGCTGGCTCCCATCACGTCCACGCGGCCCGGAACCGTGAGATGCATCTCGTAGAAGCGGTTGGTGGTCGTCCAGGGAAAATGCGGATTGCCCAGCAGCAGCCCGCGGCCATTGCTGCTGGCCTGGGCCCCAAAGGCCCAGCCGTTACTGCCGATGGGCAGATCGTTGATGCGGTGCTGGCGGTTGAAGGCCGCGAGATCAGCGGGGGGCACCAGACCTGTGGGCGCCGATGGCGGCTGTGTACGGGCAATAGCGGTGACGAATGAGCCGGCGCTGGCCTGGATGGCCTTTTCCTCCAGCAGGCGCATCATGTCGGCTTCGGTGATGTTCCTGACCCAGGGCGCGTTCCGGCAGGCCTCTGGCCGGGCAGAGGCAGGGGTGTCCCGCAGGAAACGGTTGACCCCGGCGGCGTATCCCTGCATGAGAGCGCGGGCGTCGGGTGATCCCTGGGTGTAGGCGCGCTGAAGGGCCGGAACGTCGATCATGGCCTTGAAGAACACGTCGCTGTCGAGATTGCCCACACGTTGGAACCCCACGGTGGTCGTCCCTTCGGCCCCCAGGTAGAGGGAGCGCTCGCCGCGCACCGTGATGACCTGATCGGCCAGCAGGCAGAGGTTGTCCTGGGCGTAGCTGTAACCGACGCCGTAGCCCAGACTGGCGAAATTCTGGGCCAGAATGTGCGGGATTCCGTAGGCCGTCCGCTGAATATCTACCTGATAACGGGGCAGAGAAGCGCCCTGGGCCAGCCCCTGCCCCGCGAGAAGAGCGAGAGACAGGGCAGCCAGAGAAACACGCAGGGAAGATCTGGAAGTGGGCATGAAGACGTCTCCTTCTCGTCGCCGCAGCGACAAGGGCGATTAAAGGTGGAGGTGCAGATTGTGAGCAGCTTCAGTATCGTGGGGCCGAGTTGGCGAAATGGAAACCGAGTTACAGAGTGCGTGAGTTCCGTCCCTTCGGACACGGCGCACCAGACCGCCGGAGCCGCCTCCCAAGGACGTTGAAATCCCGCCCCAGCGGCAGATGGTGGTGACGGCCGACAGCCTCACTCCGCTGCGCCGCGAAGCAGAACCCGGCGACACATCTCCCCTACCTCTTCGCAGGCCCTAAGCTGGGCCTAGCATGAACCGCACGGACCGACTGTCGACCATCATGCTGGAATGACAGGGACGCGACCGGGGACGCGCCGAGGACCTCGCCCGGCAGGTGCAGGTCTCCAAGCGGACCATCTACCGCGACGTTCTGGCTCTGAACGAGGCAGACGTGCCCATCATCAGCATGCCCGGTCAGGGCTACACCTTGATGCCCGGTGACTTCCTGCTCGCTCTGCAGTTCAGTGCGGAGGAAGCCGTCATGCTGCTGGGCAGTGACTTCACCGCGCAACCCTTCGGAGTGGAACCAGAGGCAGCCGCGCGGCAGGTGTCACGCAAGATCGCCGCCGTGTTGGACCCGGCCCGGCGGGAGGAAGTCTCGTTCCTGCTGGAAAACGTCCGCCTGCTGCGGCAGAAGCCCGGACCTTTCGGACGGATATTCACGCTCCAGGATCCAGACGGATATCAGCTCACCCTCTATCCGGGGTGAGCCAGCTTTAGCCTCTTGGACGACGGCGACCTCTTCGCCATCGTTACGTCTTGCGGCGCGCGTCTGTGCCTCAATCTGGATCATCCCACGGTCCCTGGGTGCAGGAGGTCCGGCCTCTGGCTCGATCCCAGATCCGGCTCAGAGGGTTGACGAACCGGCCGATCAGATGCATAACCCCACCTCATCAGAGGCAGGTTCTTCTTGCACGACACCTTTTCCGGACTCGTGCGTATAGATTGACATCGCCTGCATAGCAGGCTATATTTGAGAAATCAAGGCGGCCTCCGGGTCGCCTTCTTCTTTATGTCCGTATTTCTGGACCTGCAGGTGAACTTTGGCCCTCTGAATGGTGACGCAGCTACGACGGAGTGCGTCGTTTCGAGAGGGCGCCCGGGCGTCGGGTGGGCTTGCGCCCGGTTGGCAGGGCCTCTCTACGGGTAGAGTTCTTCTTTCCTGTTCTGCCGGGCGGTGAGCGTCAGAAAACGCCACACCAGCGCCGAGGCTGCAAAGATCAGCCCCGCAGTCAGGCCGAACCACAGCCCCCGCGCCCCCACGCCCAGACCGAAGGCCAGCAGACTCCCCAGACCCAGGCCCACCAACCAGTACGCCACCAGGGAGATGTACAGCGGAACGCGCGTGTCCTGCAGTCCGCGCAGCGCGCCGTTGGCGGTCACCTGCAACCCGTCCACCGTCTGAAACAGCGCGGCGATGCTCAGGAACAGGGTGGCTGTGGCCAGGAGCTGCACATTCCGTGGGTCCTGCACGTCTACGAAGACACCCAGGATGGTCCGCGGTGCCAGCAGTTCCAGGGCCGCGAACACCAACATGACGGTAGTTGACAGCGCCAGACCCAGAAGGCCGGCCCGCCGGGCACCGGCCCAGTTGCGCGCGCCGGCTGCCTGACCCACCCGGACCCCGGTGGCCGAAGCGATGCCGAGCGGAATCATGAAAATGGCGGTGATCGCCTGAAGGGTGATGTTGTGAGCAGCCAGAACGTCCGCGCCGAAACGGGCCATCAGCAGGGTGGTTACGGTGAACATACCGCCCTCGGCTCCGAGAGTCAGACCGATCGGCCAGCCCAACCTGAACAGGGCGCGGACCTCATGGCCGATCTGTTGGAGGTCGGCCTTGCCCGCCCGGCGCAGGGCCAGCGGCCACAGAGCCAGGGCCATGACCCACGCTGCCGAGGCGCTGGCGGTCGCGGCTCCGAGCAGCCCCAGACGCGGAAGGGGCCCCCAGCCGAAGGCCAGCGAGGGACTGAGCAGCGCCGCCCACAGCAGCCCCCCAAAGGCGATCCCCGTCACGACCTGGGGCCGTCCGGTCCCCTCGAACACGCCGCGCAGCGCGATGAACACTAGGGTCGGGAGCATGCCCAGCGAATACACCCGCAGGAACTGGGCCGACAGATCAGCGCGGATGTCGGTGGGCGCCAGCTGAGGCAGCAGACTGGCGACTCCCCACATGAGCGGCAGGACGACGGCAGCCAGAAGCAGGGCCAGGCGTAGGCCCCCGTGCAGGGCGCGGGCCACGCCCGCCGGATGCCCTGCGCCGTGGGCCTGAGCCACTCTGGGCGCGACCGAGAGCATGACCCCGGTCAACATCATGAACACCAAGTAGTACACCGCGTTGGCGTACGCGGCAGCGGCCAATTCGGCGGCGCCCAGCCGACCGATCACGGCAGTGGCGATCAGGGCCAGGGCATTCGAGGCGAACTGCGAGAGTACGACTGGCCCAGCCAGTTTGAGCAGAGACCGCAGTTCGGCCTGGGTTGTCGAGGAAAACGCCACGTCGGGGAGTGTAGCTAGGTTTGGGGCAGATGTAGGGTCGGTTCGGCAGCTCTGCCCACAAGACCCGACCGGGCACGAGTCCCCTGCCCAATCTCAACATCAAGCTACTGATTCTCTAAAGTACCGACGCCGGCCGCGTCACCAGCGGCCGGAACACGGAATCGACCTGCCTTGCAGGTTGGGACTGGGACACCACAGGTGTTCCTGCTCCGAGTCGAGACCAGCAGATCGTCACCGCAAGAGCCTCAACGCTGGGGAACGGTCTCACCACCCAGTCTTATCCAAGCGAGTGGGCAGGCTGTACACGCCGTATCCAGGCCTGACCGGAACATGGCTGCCTGTCTCGTCTGCCAGAGAAATGAAAAAAGCCCCGGACCTAAATCCGGGACTTCTGGTGGTGGAGACGGAGGGAGTCGAACCCTCGTCCAATGCCATTTCGGGCGGGCTTCTACGAGCGTAGTCCTTGATTTAGATGTCGGTCATCGGGCGCGCAAGGACACGCTCCGTTTTGACCCAGCCTCTAAGTTTCACTGTTCAGTTCGAGACACACTGATCAGCTAGCCATCTTTTGTGTCAGCTCGCGTAGCGCCAATGGCCGGGCTTTACGGTTGCTGGGCTGGGATTAAGCAGCCATTGCGAACGAGTCGCTGTTGTTGCCAGTTAAAGGCTTTGGTCGAATGATTTACGAGGCCAACGACCATCCTCGGCTCGCTACTTCACCGTCAACGAACACCGTCGAAACCGGGGCGTCCCCATCAGGTCCCAGAAGTATACCACTGCCGGAGGCTGTCCGGCTCGACTGGCTTACAGTTGCCGTTGACTACCCTGGATGGTTCACTGCTCCAGGCTAGTCCGTCCGCCCTTTCTCGGCCTAGTCAAGCCTCCTGGCAGCACCCCGGATTCGGGTCCGGAAACGCTGGCCGTGTATGAGATCGCGCCGACCTCCTCTCCCGCCTCCGGGTCAGGCCGGTTGCCTAGAGTGCCGGTAGAACAGAACCGCGTCACAGGAATCCCGGCTGCTGAAGGCAAGGCTGGGAGGGCGGCGCGGGAACTGCCACCGGATACAGCGCGGGAGACGGCGGCCGGCGCCAGAGCTCTTCTGCCAGGATCAGATGGTCTTCCCAGGACAGGACGGCCACATTCAGGGAATGTCGGGCGATCCGGGCCACCAGGAGCTCCTGCTGGGTCAACCAGCTCGTCAGATCACTTCTGCTTACCTGCAGTCCCAACAGGACGTCGTTTCCCTGCATGGCTCACCCTAGATTTCCGGACTGTTCGGCATGGTGAGAGTCTTTTCATTCCAGATTTTCCCAGCGCCGCCGTACCGCTTCCCACTCGGCGCGTCGCCGCGCTTCGGTGGCCGCGAGTTCTTCTCGACGGGCCACAATCTCCTGGACACGGCGCCGCTGCTGCTCGAGCCAGGCCTCAATCTCACGCGCGCTGCGGTCCGGATGACAGGATTCGGTGCGCTTGTCCATGCTTCAGCGTAAGCAGTCGCTTCCACGCCTGTCCACAGACGACCGGGGAGCCCCCGTGTGGAGACGGCCTCTCGGCGCTGGTACGCTCTGGCGGCCGGACTCCAGCACTCGGCCCGCCAATACCGCAACCAGATATCCTCGAGTTCTTGCTGCTACACCCCTGGGCCATGGGAGTTCCTGCTCGGGCGGATCGGGACGTCGTCTAGAGATGAAATACGCCGCGCTGCTGGGGATGAACGAGGTCCAGGTATTCGGGGTGTTTGCGGATATAGCCGGCGATGAACGGGCACATCGGGACCACGAGTTTGCCCTGGGTGCGGATATCTTCCAGCGCCGTCCGGGCCAGCTGCCCACCCAGTCCCTCTCCCTCGTGGCCCGGTTCGATCTCGGTATGCGGGAGCATGACGGCAAGGTCCCCGATCGCCCTGAACTCGGCGAATCCCAGCAGTCGTCCATCCTGGCGCAGCTCATACCGGTGCTGCTCATCGTTGCGGGTCACTTCGGCCATACAAGTCTCCTCAGTCCGTATTGATCTTCTGCCCACCAGCGGCCTGGAAACCGATCTGACGGTGGGCCCCAGTGCAGTAGGGTTTGTTGTCGCTGGCACCGCAGCGGTACAGGGCAAGGCGAGTGTCTTTCACGGTGCCGCTGGGCACCGAGCCCTCGGGGGCATAGACCGTCAGGTCGCCGCGCAGAAACAGCGGGCCGTTTTCCCGCGCCTCTACCGTCGCAGCTCCGGGCTGTTCGGGACTTCCCTCGCGCAGGACGTAGTGCAGTGCCCCCGTGGGGCAGCGGCGGACCACTTCGGCGACCTGCTCGGCAAGGGCCTGATCTGCCCGAATCCAGGGCTTCTCCGCAGGGTTGAAGACCTGTGGGAGCCCGCGGACACAGGCGGCGTAATGAATACACCGGGCCTTGTCGTAATACACGCTGATGTCCGGAGCCGTATAGGCGCGGCCCCACTGCTCCGGCGCAGCACTCGTCTGTTCAGTCATCGGATCTCCCTCTGCTCTCAACGTATCCCATCGGGCACGGATCTTCCCAGACGCGCCACCCGAACTCGTCCATTGCTGGCCCGGATGTTTCTCGGTGCACGCCAGAACCGGCCGCCTTCGTCAGGTCACCTCTCCTCATTCCCACAGCCCGAGGCGGTTCCCCAGAAGCGTGCTTTTCGGGAGATGTCCCCTGCGCTGCCTAACGTTTCCCCCTCGACCCGTTCGCCATGCGGGCGTGGACTCCTCTGCCCTGCCCGGCTCAGCGCGCCGGGTACTCGCGGCCCTTCCAGCGCACGGTGCGGCGCAGGGCCAGCACGTAGGCCGGTAGGGCCAGCAGGGGGGTGATCGGCCCGAGCAGTCCCTCGGCGAGGTCGGGAACCCGGCGGCGCCCGGAGACGAGGTTCACGAGCGCGCGCTCCGCGACGCCTGCCAGCCGCAGCGCCCGGACTCCCGGCGACGCCGGCAACAGCCACGGCGCCGTATAGACGAGCAGATGCCACACCCCCAGCCCGAGAAGCAGGGCGCGTGAGTCGAGGTGCACGCCGAGGGCATTTTTGCCGAAGCCGCGCAGCGACTCACGGTAGCCCCGGTACATCGTGACCTCCACGCATGCCTGCCCCAGCGCGGGGACAACCCGCCCCCCTCCGGCCTTGAGCCGCCGGGCCAGCTGGGTGTCCTCCAGAATGTCGGCGCGCACGGCCGCGTGTCCCCCGGCGCGCCAGTACGCCGCCCGCCGAAAAGCCATGAGCTGCCCATTGGCGACGGTGGCGAGCGGCCAGTGCGTGCGCAGCAGCAGGTACGGCAGCCACCCCAGGACCACGGCGTCCACCAGCGGCGTCAGCCCCCGCGCACCTGGGGTCAGGCCCGTGTGGCGCGGCAGGACGGTCAGGAGGTCGGCGCGGCTGGTCTCCAGCGCGTGCAGCACTGCACCCAGCGCGCCGGGGCGCCAGAACACGTCGGCGTCGGTAAAAACCAGGAGGTCGCCGCCTGCGGCGCAGGCCATTTGCTCGCAGGCCCAGGATTTTCCCACCCAGCCGGGCGGCAGGGGCGCGCCCCGGATGACCCGCGCGCCCAGCGCGGCCGCGAGACCCGCCGTACCGTCGGCCGAGTGGTCGTCAAGGACCAGCACTTCACCCGCTCCCTGCGCGAGCACGCCCGGTAAGGTCAGCGGCAGTGTGTGGGCCTCGTCGCGCGCCGGAATCAGGATGGAGACGCGCGCGGCCCCCGGCGGCGTGGGCCGGGGCCGCAACCGGGGGAAAACCACGGCGTTGAGGAGCAGGGTGGCCGCCTTACCCACGAAAAAAGCCCCCGCGCCGAGGACATACAGGCGCTCCAACCCGCTCGCCTTCATACCCGCAGGATGAGGCCGCCCACGCTCAGGCCCGCCCCGGTGCCCACGAGGAGCAGAATCTGGGGGGCCGGCGCGACCTCGGCCGGACGGGACAGCGCGCGGTGCAGGGTCAGAGGCAGGCTGGCCGCCACCACGTTGCCCAGGGTCGCCAGCGTGGTTTCCGTCTGCTCTGGGGGCCAGCCCGAGCGGCGCATGAGTTCCAGGCCCGCCGCGCTCGCCTGATGCGGCACCACCCGGTCAATGCCCGGCAGGCCGGTGCTTAGGCCGGGGCGCAGCCGCTCCAGAAAGCCCGGCACGACCTGCGCGGCCAGGCGCAGCACGCGCCGCCCCTGCATGTCGAAGGTGAAGTCCAGTGGCCCCGCATCCGGGTGCCCCGGCGGCAACAGGCTCCCGCCGCCCCGGATGCGGGTGTGGTCGGCGCCCTCGGGGTAGGTCTCAAAGCGCATGGCCTGTACCCCCTCCCCACCTTCCGCGCGGCCCACGAGCACGGCGGCGGCCCCGTCCCCGATGAGCAGAGCACTCTCCGGCTGGGCAAAGTTCAGGCCCAGGCTGCCCGCCTCGCTGCTCACGATGAGGATGTGCTGGGCCTGCCCTGCATGCAGCAGCAGCGCCGCGTGATGCAGCGCGAGCAGAAAGCTCAGGCAGGTGCCGTGCAGGCTGTAGGCCGCGGCCCCCCGCAGCCCGAGTTCGCGCGCCAGCAGCGCCGCGCCGTCGGGAATGGGCTGGAGCTGGCTGCCGCTGGCGTTGAGCAGCACGTCCACCTGGCCTACCTCCAAGCTCGCCGCGTCCAGCGCGCACCGGGCCGCCTCGGCCCCCAGCGAGAGGGCGGTCTCGCCCTCCGAGAGCCAGCGCCGCTCGCGCACGCCGCTGCGGGCCTCGGCCAGCTGGGGGTCCAGGCCGCAGCGCGCGGCGACCTCGGCGGTCGGGACCACCCGGCGCGGCAACGCCTCGGCAGTGGCGAGAATGCGCAGGCCCAGGGATTCGGCACTGTGGCCAGCGCTATATCCGGCGCTCGCTTGGTCGGTCATGCGTCTCCTCCGCCTCCATCCTGCCACGTCCGCACGACCCGGCGACGCTTGGTTCCGGGCACGGCGGGAGGCAGCGGCCCGCATACGACCTCCGGCTCGGTGGCCCCGCTGCGGGCCAGAGCGCGGCTCACCTCGGCGGCAGCGGCGGCACGCACCTCCGCCCCGTCGGGGTCCAAGCCCAGGGCCAGGGTGCGCGGGCCGGTCTGCTCGGCGCGGTACTCGCGCAGACCGGGCACGCGGTCCAGCGCCCCCCGCAGAAAATCGGGCCAGACGGTGACCTGCCCGCCCGCGCGGGTTGGTAGTTGCAGCGCGTCGTCCTGCCGACCGGCGATGTGGGCGACGCGCCGCGCCGCCAGCCCGCAGGGGCAGGGGGTGTCCAGCACGAGCACGTCGTCGAGCCGGTGACGGATCAGGGGCTGGACCCGGCGGCGCAGGTCGGTGACGACCGGGCGCAGGTGGCCGCCCCCCAGGTCCTCGAAGTCGAAGTGGACGTGGGCCTCGTTGAGGTGCAGCGACCCGTGCGCGCAGGGCAGCCCCAGCAGGCCCTCGGTCGCCTGATACACCTCGGCGACCGGCCCGAAGCCGGCAGCCAGGGCGCGGCGGTCGTCCGGGTCGAGCACCTCGGCCACGCTGACCACGCGCTCGGGGTGGGCGCGGGCACCAGTCTCCAGCAGCGCGCGCAGCACGCTGGGCGGTCCCACGAGCAGGGTCGGGTCCAGTTTGGTCAGCTCACGCGCCAATTCGGAGACCGGACGCAGCAGGTCCAGAAAATGGAAGCTCAGGTGCCGGCCCTGTACGCTGCGGTACAGCCCGCCCTCGGCGCGCAGCACGAAGGCCACCCGCGCGGGACGCAGCAACCCCAGCGGCCAGCCCGGCAGCAGCCGGCGCAGCATGACCCCAGCCCAGGCGAGGCGTTCGGCGCGCCCCACCACGAAGACCCCGCGCGTGCCGCTGGTACCGGTCGAGAGCCCCACCGTGAAGCGCCCGGCGGGGGTCACGAGTTCAGGCGAGAAATCGCGGCTCTCCTCGGCCTGCCGCGCCACGCGGCGCACCTCCTCCAGACGCAGGCCTGCTGTGTTCAGCACGTCGAAGTGGGCGGTCATCTCGGCCTTGCCGACTGGCGGCAGATCGCGCCACGCGCGCAGGGGCAGACTCGCCTGCAGAAAACGGCTCGCCGTGTAGGGGCTGTGGGCGGCCACCCAGCGCAGATGTTCGTGGGCCAGCCGCGCCGCGTAGCGTTCCAGGGCGGCGCGCTCGCGGAAGAGCAGACGGCCCTCCCGCAGCGCATGCGCCAGCACCACCAGGCGGTCGAGGTCAGGCATGTGGAGTCTCCCCTGGAGACTCAGGCACGTCGTGGCTCACGATCACGCGGGCGTGAGGATGCGCCGCAAGCCATGCGCGGACTTTCGCCCGGCTCTCCCGCTCGCCGCGCACGTCCCAGAAGGCGGCGCGGGCCAGTGGGTGCGGCTCGCCCCCCTCCCGGAGCGCCCCGACGTGGTAGGCCACGTCGCCGGCCAGCAGGGTCCAGCCCTGTCCTTCCGGCCCGGCAGCCCCGGTGCGCACCAGCAGTGCCACCATGCCGGGGGCATGGCCCGGCACCGGCAGGGCGTAGACCAGCCCGTCTCCGAACACGTCGGCCGCGCGGTTGAAGGGAGCCAGTTCAGGCGGCGCGGGGGCAAAGACCAGCGGCGAGAGCCGGTCGCCGAAGTCCGGCGGCAGCACCTCGGGCAGGAAGGCGCGGCGCACCGCCCGCAGGCCGCGCAGGGCCCGCAGCGGCGCGTATGCCTGCGGATCGAGCACGAAGCGCGCCCGGGGCAGCTCGCGCAGCGCCCCCACATGGTCAGCATGCAGGTGAGAGACGATCACCTCGCGGATATCGCTGGGCATCAGGCCCAGGCGAGCGAGCTGGGCGGGCAGGGTCTGCGTGGCCGGCAGGCGCACGGGCGTCACCAGGCCGTACAGCACGCCGGGCCAACGCCGCATAGCCGCCGGGACCGCGGCGCCGTAGCCGGTGTCGAACAACACCGGCCCGCGCCGGGGATGAAACAGCAGCGCGAACCCCGCCGGGTAGGCCCGTAGCCGCCAGGGCGCGCCGCGCTCGGTCAGCGCAGCAACGTTCAGACAGAACCCGGCCACCAGGGGCACGACGTCCACCCGGTCCGGCCCTGGGGTCGGCCGGATCACGGCAGCCGCCTCAGCACATCGTCCAGGCCCGCGCCCGGCTGCACGGGGGGCACGTAACCCAGCCGCGTGCGGGCGCGGGTCAGGTCCAGCGACATGGGGCGGGTCAGCAGCCGCACGCCGCTGGCCGTCAGGGGCGGCTCGGGACGCTGTGGGTGCAACCGGGCCAGGGTTTCGAGGACGGCAGCCGCGCCCTCCAGCAGCGCCGGGGGCACGTAGCGCCGGGGCCGGGGCACTCCCAGGCGGTCGGCGAGGCGGTCCAGGGTCGCCCACAGCGGCACCGCCTCGCCGTCGGTGACGTTGAACAGCCCCGGCACCGGGTGAGCCAGGGCCAGCGCGGCGGCGTGGGCGGCGTTGTCCACATGGGTGAGCTCGGTCCAGACCTCGCCCCGCGTGAGGCGCGGCAGGCGACCGGTGCGCAGCGCGCGTGCGAGGCGC is drawn from Deinococcus sp. Leaf326 and contains these coding sequences:
- a CDS encoding acylase, with product MPTSRSSLRVSLAALSLALLAGQGLAQGASLPRYQVDIQRTAYGIPHILAQNFASLGYGVGYSYAQDNLCLLADQVITVRGERSLYLGAEGTTTVGFQRVGNLDSDVFFKAMIDVPALQRAYTQGSPDARALMQGYAAGVNRFLRDTPASARPEACRNAPWVRNITEADMMRLLEEKAIQASAGSFVTAIARTQPPSAPTGLVPPADLAAFNRQHRINDLPIGSNGWAFGAQASSNGRGLLLGNPHFPWTTTNRFYEMHLTVPGRVDVMGASLGGMPLINIGFNKDVAWTHTVSTDKRFTLSALSLVPGQPTQYVKDAQPQTMTPRTISVRVFQGAGKPLRVESRTLYFTPDGPLVNLPQAGLNWTAQNAFVLRDANRLNTRMLDTWLGFGEAHTAEDIREALNLQGIPWVNTIAADRAGKALYADISTSPNVSAAQQSACTPALFVPLFAAAGLAVLDGSRRACDWAVDPASRVPGLRAPSKQPLLIRQDYVQNSNDSAWMTNPAARQEGLDPIVGATNTPLGMRTRMGLREIGARLGGRDGQPGTPFDLKSVQETLFADRNLSGLLMADDALKLCQDQASVTLTAGAVVDLQAACAALRTWDRRSDLDSTGAVLWREFWNRARQIRGVYAVAFTPADPVETPRGLNVTDPAVRAQLLQALGEAVQALNTNKIAPSTPLGAVQGITRNGVRFPLHGAPDYEGVLNKIEPPALSPAGYEGVTGNSSSYIQTVTFDETGPVAQAILTYSQSSDPGSVHYADQTALFSRKQWVTLPFTPAQIQADPTRTALRLEE
- a CDS encoding MATE family efflux transporter, with the protein product MAFSSTTQAELRSLLKLAGPVVLSQFASNALALIATAVIGRLGAAELAAAAYANAVYYLVFMMLTGVMLSVAPRVAQAHGAGHPAGVARALHGGLRLALLLAAVVLPLMWGVASLLPQLAPTDIRADLSAQFLRVYSLGMLPTLVFIALRGVFEGTGRPQVVTGIAFGGLLWAALLSPSLAFGWGPLPRLGLLGAATASASAAWVMALALWPLALRRAGKADLQQIGHEVRALFRLGWPIGLTLGAEGGMFTVTTLLMARFGADVLAAHNITLQAITAIFMIPLGIASATGVRVGQAAGARNWAGARRAGLLGLALSTTVMLVFAALELLAPRTILGVFVDVQDPRNVQLLATATLFLSIAALFQTVDGLQVTANGALRGLQDTRVPLYISLVAYWLVGLGLGSLLAFGLGVGARGLWFGLTAGLIFAASALVWRFLTLTARQNRKEELYP
- a CDS encoding GNAT family N-acetyltransferase, encoding MAEVTRNDEQHRYELRQDGRLLGFAEFRAIGDLAVMLPHTEIEPGHEGEGLGGQLARTALEDIRTQGKLVVPMCPFIAGYIRKHPEYLDLVHPQQRGVFHL
- a CDS encoding (4Fe-4S)-binding protein; this encodes MTEQTSAAPEQWGRAYTAPDISVYYDKARCIHYAACVRGLPQVFNPAEKPWIRADQALAEQVAEVVRRCPTGALHYVLREGSPEQPGAATVEARENGPLFLRGDLTVYAPEGSVPSGTVKDTRLALYRCGASDNKPYCTGAHRQIGFQAAGGQKINTD
- a CDS encoding glycosyltransferase family 2 protein codes for the protein MKASGLERLYVLGAGAFFVGKAATLLLNAVVFPRLRPRPTPPGAARVSILIPARDEAHTLPLTLPGVLAQGAGEVLVLDDHSADGTAGLAAALGARVIRGAPLPPGWVGKSWACEQMACAAGGDLLVFTDADVFWRPGALGAVLHALETSRADLLTVLPRHTGLTPGARGLTPLVDAVVLGWLPYLLLRTHWPLATVANGQLMAFRRAAYWRAGGHAAVRADILEDTQLARRLKAGGGRVVPALGQACVEVTMYRGYRESLRGFGKNALGVHLDSRALLLGLGVWHLLVYTAPWLLPASPGVRALRLAGVAERALVNLVSGRRRVPDLAEGLLGPITPLLALPAYVLALRRTVRWKGREYPAR
- a CDS encoding 3-oxoacyl-ACP synthase III family protein; this encodes MTDQASAGYSAGHSAESLGLRILATAEALPRRVVPTAEVAARCGLDPQLAEARSGVRERRWLSEGETALSLGAEAARCALDAASLEVGQVDVLLNASGSQLQPIPDGAALLARELGLRGAAAYSLHGTCLSFLLALHHAALLLHAGQAQHILIVSSEAGSLGLNFAQPESALLIGDGAAAVLVGRAEGGEGVQAMRFETYPEGADHTRIRGGGSLLPPGHPDAGPLDFTFDMQGRRVLRLAAQVVPGFLERLRPGLSTGLPGIDRVVPHQASAAGLELMRRSGWPPEQTETTLATLGNVVAASLPLTLHRALSRPAEVAPAPQILLLVGTGAGLSVGGLILRV
- a CDS encoding F390 synthetase-related protein; translated protein: MPDLDRLVVLAHALREGRLLFRERAALERYAARLAHEHLRWVAAHSPYTASRFLQASLPLRAWRDLPPVGKAEMTAHFDVLNTAGLRLEEVRRVARQAEESRDFSPELVTPAGRFTVGLSTGTSGTRGVFVVGRAERLAWAGVMLRRLLPGWPLGLLRPARVAFVLRAEGGLYRSVQGRHLSFHFLDLLRPVSELARELTKLDPTLLVGPPSVLRALLETGARAHPERVVSVAEVLDPDDRRALAAGFGPVAEVYQATEGLLGLPCAHGSLHLNEAHVHFDFEDLGGGHLRPVVTDLRRRVQPLIRHRLDDVLVLDTPCPCGLAARRVAHIAGRQDDALQLPTRAGGQVTVWPDFLRGALDRVPGLREYRAEQTGPRTLALGLDPDGAEVRAAAAAEVSRALARSGATEPEVVCGPLPPAVPGTKRRRVVRTWQDGGGGDA
- a CDS encoding MBL fold metallo-hydrolase: MIRPTPGPDRVDVVPLVAGFCLNVAALTERGAPWRLRAYPAGFALLFHPRRGPVLFDTGYGAAVPAAMRRWPGVLYGLVTPVRLPATQTLPAQLARLGLMPSDIREVIVSHLHADHVGALRELPRARFVLDPQAYAPLRALRGLRAVRRAFLPEVLPPDFGDRLSPLVFAPAPPELAPFNRAADVFGDGLVYALPVPGHAPGMVALLVRTGAAGPEGQGWTLLAGDVAYHVGALREGGEPHPLARAAFWDVRGERESRAKVRAWLAAHPHARVIVSHDVPESPGETPHA